Proteins from a genomic interval of Ndongobacter massiliensis:
- a CDS encoding RNA polymerase sigma factor yields MNHSPVDAQKLEQVTQFFERTAGVAYYAASLTVRTEEAAQEAARIALVRVFCALEGLSFSFSQAKIALFIVAEDVALSMLPKAERRRSPVFERISSQEADARILRALGRLHPGDRTALLLAYTASLPPAHFCVAMGLAPTKGEERLSRAREAYRNLLARSRMPESGRSEEALESALLHRANEHLAALEAISNADPVKFSPAFVQETIRDMVAADPIRPMRRRWHRKRRIPTEYIGVVMLLLSLSILFYMARRQEAMFSWPKPDAVTRSVSESVALQGTASIEMPDEKLTPETTRQISVEKRYYAAYADRILFFDARRFQLFFAKSGALPQPVGTLENALLEHGDLEHIGEKDGIIYLAFADGRGGQMPSVGGNLEITEYWQEEWFEGQQDAPETLRKGIILQDTKYTFLSAPSEGSE; encoded by the coding sequence ATGAACCACAGCCCCGTTGACGCACAAAAACTGGAACAAGTCACGCAATTCTTCGAGCGGACCGCCGGCGTAGCGTACTACGCGGCCTCTTTGACGGTGCGCACGGAAGAAGCGGCGCAGGAAGCAGCGCGCATCGCCTTGGTGCGCGTTTTTTGTGCCTTGGAAGGACTGTCGTTTTCCTTTTCGCAGGCAAAAATTGCCCTCTTTATTGTGGCGGAAGACGTGGCACTGTCTATGCTGCCAAAAGCAGAGCGGCGCCGATCTCCTGTGTTCGAGCGGATATCGTCGCAGGAAGCGGATGCACGCATCCTGCGCGCACTCGGTCGGTTGCATCCGGGGGATCGTACTGCACTGCTCCTTGCCTATACGGCATCATTGCCGCCGGCTCACTTCTGTGTGGCAATGGGGCTGGCTCCGACAAAGGGAGAAGAGCGCCTTTCTCGTGCCCGGGAGGCGTATCGAAATTTGCTCGCCCGCAGCCGGATGCCGGAAAGCGGGCGCTCGGAAGAGGCGCTGGAAAGCGCATTACTGCACCGGGCAAATGAGCATTTGGCGGCATTAGAAGCAATTTCCAATGCGGATCCGGTCAAATTTTCTCCGGCCTTTGTACAGGAGACGATTCGGGATATGGTAGCGGCGGATCCGATACGACCGATGCGCAGGCGTTGGCATCGAAAGCGGCGGATACCCACCGAGTACATCGGCGTCGTGATGCTTTTGCTCAGTTTGAGCATCTTATTCTATATGGCGCGTCGCCAGGAAGCGATGTTCTCTTGGCCGAAGCCCGATGCCGTCACGAGGAGCGTTTCCGAGTCCGTGGCTCTGCAAGGCACGGCTTCCATCGAAATGCCGGATGAAAAACTGACGCCGGAAACGACTCGACAGATTTCTGTAGAAAAGCGCTACTATGCGGCGTATGCGGATCGCATTCTCTTTTTTGATGCACGACGCTTTCAACTCTTTTTTGCAAAAAGCGGCGCCCTACCCCAGCCGGTGGGCACGCTGGAGAATGCACTGTTGGAGCACGGGGATCTGGAGCACATCGGGGAAAAGGACGGCATCATCTATCTCGCCTTCGCAGACGGACGCGGCGGGCAGATGCCCAGTGTGGGCGGCAACTTGGAAATCACGGAATATTGGCAGGAAGAGTGGTTTGAAGGGCAACAGGATGCGCCCGAAACCCTGCGCAAGGGGATTATCCTTCAAGATACGAAATACACCTTTTTATCTGCGCCGTCGGAGGGATCCGAGTAG
- a CDS encoding LCP family protein encodes MVRKNPFILTGILIVLSTVALILTGYLGFILFANNILPFKYRAIGLGLGALFALLFLGLAILHGGRFQKVVGILLCSVLIFFLDVIILFAQSGMRALNEIQVADSSDPAARPDDTKPSDAAVDVRNGSFVVYISGLDTYGAIEEQSRSDVNIVAAINSKTRKILMVSVPRDSYVPIGGDGQWEKDKLTHAGLYGVEASVATLERVLDTKIDYYVRLNFTSFLEIIDVVGGITVDNPESFVANDGHYYPEGEVEMSGEEALMFVRERYHLSEGDFGRQHNQQLVIEAVFRKILGPELVMRFQSIMDTVANSLQTNMPTHKIWDFVNAQMDHADEWDFETIGIPGEGVVGLDSFAMPENKELWFYELDEEGLTRVQKIFREVLDGKEVTLDTDQWSDTIRDGGAE; translated from the coding sequence ATGGTCCGGAAAAATCCGTTTATATTGACGGGGATACTCATCGTGTTGAGTACCGTCGCATTAATTTTGACAGGGTATTTGGGATTTATTCTGTTTGCCAATAATATTTTGCCATTTAAGTATCGCGCGATCGGATTGGGACTCGGTGCGCTTTTTGCGCTGCTATTCCTGGGATTGGCGATTTTGCACGGTGGTCGTTTTCAAAAGGTGGTCGGCATTCTCCTCTGCAGCGTTCTGATTTTTTTTCTGGATGTGATTATCCTTTTCGCCCAATCCGGAATGCGCGCTCTCAATGAGATTCAGGTGGCGGACTCCTCGGACCCTGCGGCGCGACCGGACGATACGAAACCGTCCGATGCTGCGGTAGACGTGCGAAATGGGAGTTTTGTCGTTTACATCTCCGGGTTGGATACCTATGGCGCAATTGAGGAGCAGTCGCGTTCGGATGTCAATATTGTCGCGGCGATCAATTCGAAGACGCGCAAGATTTTGATGGTCAGTGTGCCGCGCGATTCGTATGTCCCCATCGGGGGCGACGGACAATGGGAAAAAGATAAGTTGACCCATGCCGGGCTGTACGGCGTCGAGGCTTCCGTCGCTACGCTGGAACGCGTGTTGGATACGAAGATTGACTACTATGTGCGGCTGAACTTCACCTCGTTTTTGGAGATTATCGACGTAGTGGGCGGCATAACGGTGGATAATCCGGAGAGCTTTGTCGCAAATGATGGGCACTACTATCCGGAAGGAGAAGTGGAGATGTCCGGAGAAGAAGCGCTGATGTTTGTGCGTGAACGCTACCATTTGTCCGAAGGAGATTTCGGGCGGCAACACAATCAGCAATTGGTCATCGAAGCCGTTTTTCGGAAGATCCTTGGACCTGAATTGGTCATGCGCTTTCAAAGCATTATGGATACCGTCGCCAACAGTCTGCAAACGAATATGCCCACCCATAAGATTTGGGATTTTGTAAACGCGCAGATGGATCATGCCGACGAGTGGGATTTTGAGACGATCGGCATTCCGGGCGAAGGTGTTGTCGGGCTGGACAGCTTTGCGATGCCGGAAAATAAAGAACTTTGGTTTTACGAACTGGACGAAGAGGGGCTGACCCGCGTGCAAAAAATCTTTCGAGAGGTCCTTGATGGAAAGGAGGTCACTCTCGATACAGATCAATGGTCGGATACGATCCGGGATGGAGGGGCGGAATGA
- the rpsI gene encoding 30S ribosomal protein S9, with product MMEQYRGTGRRKTAVARVRLLPGSGSFTVNGHSLEEYFDYESLRNVAMEPLKLTDTLGSFDVVVNVKGGGYTGQAGAVRHGVARALLEFNPDLRASLKRAGFLTRDARQKERKKYGLKKARKSPQFSKR from the coding sequence ATGATGGAACAGTATCGTGGAACCGGTCGCCGCAAGACCGCCGTTGCTCGCGTTCGTCTGCTCCCCGGGAGCGGATCGTTTACGGTCAACGGACATTCGTTGGAAGAATATTTTGATTATGAGAGTTTGCGCAATGTGGCGATGGAGCCGCTGAAGCTGACCGACACGCTGGGCAGTTTTGATGTCGTCGTCAATGTAAAGGGCGGCGGATATACCGGACAGGCCGGTGCCGTGCGCCACGGCGTGGCGCGCGCTTTACTGGAGTTCAATCCGGATTTGCGCGCTTCCCTGAAAAGGGCAGGTTTTCTGACGCGCGATGCACGTCAGAAAGAGCGTAAGAAGTACGGTCTCAAGAAGGCGAGAAAGAGCCCGCAGTTCTCGAAACGTTAA
- the rplM gene encoding 50S ribosomal protein L13, with translation MKTYLAKPLEVERKWYVVDATDQVVGRLATKIAAILRGKHKPTYTPNVDTGDYVIIVNADKVRLTGNKENKKEYVHYTGFPGGRRVTSFREMMDKNPERVLEHAIKGMLPHNTLGRQMYRKLRVYAGPEHDHAAQMPEELSL, from the coding sequence ATGAAAACGTACCTGGCAAAACCTCTTGAGGTGGAGCGCAAGTGGTATGTGGTGGACGCCACCGATCAGGTGGTCGGACGCTTAGCCACAAAGATTGCCGCCATCCTTAGGGGAAAACACAAGCCGACGTACACGCCCAATGTAGATACCGGCGATTACGTCATTATCGTCAATGCGGATAAAGTTCGCTTGACGGGCAATAAGGAAAATAAGAAAGAATATGTCCACTATACTGGTTTTCCGGGCGGTCGTCGCGTGACGTCTTTCCGCGAAATGATGGACAAAAACCCGGAGCGCGTGTTGGAACATGCCATCAAGGGCATGCTCCCGCACAACACCCTGGGCCGTCAGATGTATCGCAAACTGCGCGTGTACGCGGGGCCGGAACACGACCACGCCGCGCAAATGCCGGAAGAACTGAGCTTATAA
- a CDS encoding fructose-1,6-bisphosphatase has product MSDRSQVLRMLAKDFPNRQAVLGEVIRLKSLMALPKGTEYFFTDLHGEDRAFIHLLRSASGNIRRKIRDVYRTRLSETKQNELARIIYEPEAALSLHVEDLKDERWVRATILRLIEVARYIASKYPRKQIRDMAPERYRDILEELFFTNDGEIDRYAYYMAIVDKIFDSDGEIDFIIAICGWIQRICVNHLHIIGDIFDRGPGPHKIMEELIRFEQVDVQWGNHDVIWMGAALGNECCMACVLRNAISYNTFDALEDGYAIHLRQLDDFAQEVYGDDPCERFQLRVYDENIYDIVDKQRAAKMHKAMAIIQFKLEGQLLARHPEYEMNDRFVLNEIDFENKTYTAEGKTYPLLDGNFPTIDPKHPYRLTDRERELVNGLRASFLHSEVLQRHARFLYNNGSSYLTYNGNLLYHGCLPMTPEGEFDGLLVDGELYTGKRLMDHINYMVTQAYYGEPGSALRDRAVDFMWYLWTGPKSPMFGKSKMATFENYFIGDKELGREIYNPYFKLSEEEAICDKIFEEFGLSPEHGHIINGHMPVKIKDGESPMRAGGKLFVIDGGIAKPYQKKTGIAGYTLIYNSHHIALAEHRDYETISNELEVYAPNVRTVDRMEHRMLIGDTDEGADYRNKIEYLDALREAYDSGIMKESYV; this is encoded by the coding sequence ATGTCAGATCGCAGCCAAGTTTTACGGATGCTTGCAAAGGACTTCCCCAATCGGCAAGCGGTTTTGGGGGAAGTGATACGTTTGAAGTCGCTCATGGCCCTGCCGAAAGGAACGGAGTATTTTTTTACGGATCTTCATGGAGAAGATCGCGCATTCATTCACCTTTTGCGCTCGGCTTCCGGTAATATTCGCCGCAAGATTCGCGATGTGTACCGGACGCGTCTGTCCGAGACGAAGCAAAATGAATTGGCGCGCATCATTTACGAGCCAGAAGCCGCGCTGAGCCTGCACGTCGAAGATCTGAAAGATGAAAGGTGGGTGCGCGCGACCATTCTGCGGCTGATTGAAGTAGCACGTTATATCGCTTCCAAATATCCGCGCAAGCAAATACGGGATATGGCTCCGGAGCGATACCGCGATATTCTCGAGGAATTGTTTTTTACCAATGACGGCGAAATCGATCGCTATGCATACTACATGGCCATTGTGGATAAGATTTTTGATTCTGATGGAGAAATTGATTTTATTATTGCAATCTGCGGTTGGATTCAGCGGATTTGTGTGAACCACCTGCACATTATCGGGGATATTTTCGATCGTGGACCGGGTCCACACAAGATTATGGAAGAGTTGATTCGCTTTGAACAGGTCGACGTGCAGTGGGGGAATCACGATGTGATCTGGATGGGCGCTGCGCTGGGTAATGAGTGTTGCATGGCTTGTGTGTTGCGCAATGCCATTTCTTACAATACCTTTGATGCGCTCGAAGACGGCTATGCGATTCATTTGCGGCAACTGGATGATTTTGCGCAGGAAGTGTACGGAGATGATCCCTGTGAACGCTTCCAGCTGCGCGTGTATGATGAAAATATCTACGATATTGTCGATAAACAGCGAGCAGCGAAAATGCACAAGGCGATGGCGATCATTCAGTTTAAGCTGGAGGGACAGCTCTTGGCGCGCCATCCGGAATACGAGATGAATGACCGCTTTGTACTGAATGAGATTGACTTTGAAAACAAGACCTATACGGCGGAGGGAAAGACGTATCCGCTGTTGGATGGGAATTTTCCGACGATTGATCCGAAGCATCCGTACCGGTTGACGGACCGCGAGCGGGAACTCGTAAACGGGTTACGCGCCTCCTTCCTGCACTCCGAGGTGCTGCAGCGACATGCGCGTTTTCTGTACAATAATGGCAGTTCCTATCTGACTTATAACGGAAATCTGCTTTATCACGGGTGTTTGCCGATGACACCGGAGGGAGAATTTGACGGACTGCTGGTCGACGGGGAACTGTATACCGGCAAGCGTCTGATGGATCATATCAACTATATGGTAACGCAGGCATACTACGGGGAGCCCGGTTCCGCGCTGCGCGACCGTGCCGTCGACTTTATGTGGTATCTCTGGACCGGACCAAAAAGCCCGATGTTCGGCAAGAGCAAGATGGCGACGTTTGAAAATTATTTCATCGGCGATAAAGAGTTGGGGCGTGAAATTTACAACCCGTATTTCAAACTGTCCGAGGAGGAAGCAATCTGTGACAAGATTTTTGAAGAATTTGGGCTGTCGCCGGAGCACGGGCACATTATCAACGGGCATATGCCGGTCAAAATCAAAGACGGGGAAAGCCCGATGCGTGCCGGCGGGAAGCTCTTTGTCATTGACGGCGGCATAGCAAAACCCTATCAAAAAAAGACGGGCATTGCCGGGTACACGCTGATTTATAATTCGCATCACATTGCCCTGGCGGAACACCGCGACTATGAGACCATCAGCAATGAGTTGGAGGTGTATGCGCCGAATGTGCGGACGGTAGATCGGATGGAGCATCGCATGCTGATCGGCGATACGGACGAGGGAGCCGACTATAGAAATAAGATCGAATATCTGGATGCCCTGCGCGAAGCATACGACAGCGGGATCATGAAAGAAAGCTATGTTTGA
- a CDS encoding PIN/TRAM domain-containing protein yields MQKLIRILLGLLGGALGVGLCLIVDLTGVLPVTDRIWHVALLVGSGVGFFLLSFLLAPRLIRRLRKGMQSVSDRLERVPTGEVVLGTVGLVVGFIIAWLVSAPITALTIPYVGNVIGVLLSVLLYIGFGALGIQLTLKNKEEIINGIQRMRSNAREKKSQDRKTGRLARTTEELPAIHSKSVPKIVDTSAIIDGRLFEVIEAGFLDGPLVLLDYVLEELQHIADSSDALRRERGRRGLDRVKHLQESQTIEIILDHSSYEKAKEVDAKLLLSCRKHGGKIITTDYNLNKVASVQEIAVLNVNDLANALKPIVIPGETMTISILKEGKTPEQGLAYLDDGTMVVVENGRDYIGKTVDVVVTSVLQTAAGKMIFVRVQ; encoded by the coding sequence ATGCAGAAATTGATTCGAATTCTGCTCGGGCTTCTGGGAGGGGCGCTCGGCGTAGGCCTATGTCTCATTGTAGACCTCACGGGCGTCCTTCCCGTTACCGATCGGATATGGCATGTAGCGCTTTTAGTTGGCAGCGGTGTGGGATTTTTCCTGCTTTCCTTTTTGTTGGCTCCGCGATTGATCCGGCGTCTACGAAAAGGAATGCAGAGTGTATCCGATCGACTGGAGCGCGTGCCGACCGGAGAGGTTGTTCTGGGAACGGTGGGGTTGGTCGTCGGCTTTATCATTGCCTGGCTTGTGAGTGCCCCAATTACCGCGCTTACGATTCCCTATGTGGGAAATGTTATTGGAGTGCTGCTCTCCGTACTGCTTTATATCGGTTTCGGCGCGCTGGGCATTCAGCTGACCTTAAAAAATAAGGAAGAAATCATCAACGGCATACAGCGTATGCGTTCAAATGCCCGAGAAAAGAAATCGCAGGATCGAAAGACAGGTCGCTTGGCGAGGACAACGGAGGAATTGCCGGCAATTCATTCAAAGTCCGTACCGAAAATTGTCGACACCTCCGCCATTATTGACGGCAGACTGTTCGAAGTAATCGAGGCGGGATTTTTAGACGGTCCGCTCGTCTTGCTGGATTATGTACTGGAAGAGTTGCAGCACATTGCCGATTCCTCGGATGCACTGCGAAGGGAGCGCGGCCGGCGGGGGCTGGACCGGGTGAAACACCTGCAGGAGTCGCAAACCATTGAAATCATCCTCGATCATTCTTCCTATGAAAAGGCGAAGGAAGTGGATGCAAAATTGCTTTTATCCTGCCGGAAACATGGGGGCAAAATCATTACCACTGATTACAATCTCAACAAAGTCGCTTCCGTACAAGAGATTGCCGTCCTCAATGTCAACGACCTTGCCAATGCGCTGAAGCCAATTGTCATCCCAGGAGAGACGATGACGATTTCGATTCTTAAGGAAGGAAAGACCCCGGAGCAAGGGCTTGCCTACTTGGATGATGGAACGATGGTGGTTGTGGAAAATGGACGGGATTATATCGGAAAAACGGTGGATGTGGTCGTGACCTCGGTCTTGCAAACCGCCGCCGGGAAGATGATTTTTGTGCGTGTGCAGTGA
- a CDS encoding CarD family transcriptional regulator, which yields MYKIGDRVVYPMHGAGTIVGVETKEILGEERDYLILAMPIGNIRISIPIDNLDSIGIRSVMSKEEGQEVLEILRQESSRMSSNWSQRYRDNMESLKTGSPVEMAKIVRNLQLRDIEKGLSTSEKKMLNSSKRMLVSELIIAGSMTKEEAMEMIDDAILDDEDA from the coding sequence ATGTACAAAATTGGAGATCGTGTCGTATATCCGATGCACGGGGCAGGTACCATCGTCGGAGTGGAGACAAAAGAAATATTAGGGGAAGAGCGTGATTATCTGATTCTGGCAATGCCAATCGGGAATATTCGGATTTCCATTCCCATTGACAACTTGGATTCAATCGGGATTCGCTCGGTTATGAGCAAGGAAGAGGGCCAAGAGGTCCTTGAGATTTTACGCCAGGAATCCAGCCGCATGTCGAGCAATTGGAGCCAGCGTTATCGGGACAATATGGAAAGTCTTAAAACGGGCAGTCCGGTGGAGATGGCCAAAATTGTGCGCAATTTACAACTGCGGGATATCGAGAAGGGGCTTTCTACTTCAGAAAAGAAGATGTTGAATTCCAGCAAGCGGATGCTCGTTTCGGAATTGATTATCGCCGGATCCATGACGAAGGAAGAGGCGATGGAAATGATTGATGATGCAATTCTTGACGATGAGGATGCATAA
- the thiI gene encoding tRNA uracil 4-sulfurtransferase ThiI, whose translation MEQQWAVGISYGELVLKGKNRNRFIAKAQRQIERAAEPFVIGERLQQQGKYFLTVPDATQVDPLCKALQKVFGLVYITPALRVGKEREAVREAARYLLQRRLQGELTAGNRHTFKVETTRSDKSFPLTSPEISARIGGDLLTDFAESGLSVDVHNPEIVIHIDVRDDVFVSVDRFSGMGGLPMKSSGRGLLLLSGGIDSPVAGFSMARRGMEIGCVHFHSYPFTSERARDKALRLAEELSGTVGPMRLFFLNLVKVYTEIHKHCAAKNTTVLSRRMMMRLAERLAERYDYDALITGESLGQVASQTVQGISVVNEVVRRPILRPLIAQDKNTIIETARHIDTYDISIEPYDDCCSIFAPSRPNTKPRSRDMEREESNFPVQEVMEEVLETLEICDID comes from the coding sequence ATGGAACAACAGTGGGCAGTGGGGATCAGCTATGGGGAGTTGGTGCTCAAAGGAAAAAATCGAAATCGCTTTATTGCCAAAGCGCAGCGGCAAATCGAACGCGCCGCGGAACCCTTTGTGATTGGGGAACGCTTGCAACAGCAGGGGAAATATTTTTTAACCGTACCGGATGCCACGCAGGTGGATCCGCTCTGCAAGGCGCTGCAAAAAGTGTTCGGTTTGGTCTATATTACACCCGCGCTGCGGGTGGGAAAAGAGCGCGAAGCGGTGCGCGAGGCGGCGCGGTATCTACTGCAGAGAAGGTTGCAAGGGGAGTTGACGGCAGGAAATCGACACACCTTTAAGGTCGAAACGACGCGCAGTGACAAGAGTTTTCCGCTGACGTCGCCGGAAATTTCCGCGCGTATCGGCGGCGATCTGCTGACGGATTTTGCGGAAAGCGGGCTCTCGGTTGATGTGCATAACCCGGAAATTGTCATACACATTGATGTGCGAGACGATGTCTTTGTTAGTGTGGATCGGTTTTCCGGCATGGGCGGGTTGCCGATGAAGTCAAGTGGGCGGGGGTTGCTCTTGTTATCTGGCGGCATCGACTCCCCTGTGGCGGGCTTTTCCATGGCCCGGCGGGGGATGGAAATCGGCTGTGTCCACTTCCACTCCTATCCCTTTACCAGCGAGCGCGCGCGGGATAAGGCGCTACGTTTGGCAGAAGAACTGAGCGGTACGGTCGGACCGATGCGCCTGTTTTTTTTGAATCTGGTCAAGGTCTATACGGAAATCCACAAGCACTGTGCGGCGAAAAATACGACGGTACTTTCCCGTCGCATGATGATGCGTTTGGCAGAACGGCTGGCGGAGAGGTATGACTACGATGCCTTGATCACGGGAGAAAGTCTAGGACAGGTTGCTTCGCAAACGGTGCAGGGGATTTCCGTGGTCAATGAAGTCGTACGCCGCCCCATCCTGCGTCCGCTCATTGCGCAGGACAAAAACACGATTATTGAAACGGCACGCCACATCGACACGTATGATATTTCTATTGAGCCCTATGACGATTGTTGTTCCATTTTTGCGCCGTCACGTCCGAATACGAAGCCACGCAGTCGAGACATGGAACGGGAAGAATCGAACTTTCCCGTGCAGGAAGTGATGGAAGAAGTGCTAGAGACGCTTGAAATATGCGATATCGATTGA
- a CDS encoding cysteine desulfurase family protein: MIYLDHAATTPVAREVMETVDEVLQSFWGNPSSLHRLGFQAQKKLEQARKTIAEYMGVRPKTLVFTSCATESNNAVLTGTFGYAAQGATTGRNLVVSAVEHSSIYEWAKEYEKAGGEVRWIPVDDTGRITPEAVLPLVDENTALVCAMWVNNELGTISPVEELARAVHRKNPRTRVLIDGVQAFGKAKMALASGEIDYFSATGHKIGVPKGIGLLYVREGVALKPLLLGGGQERGMRPGTENVAYACGLARGVERMQTCPDVRDLSAQVRSFFAGKPGVRINSPSEGCSPYILNLGFTGVRSEVLLHMMEEKEMYLSSGSACTGGAVSHVLQAVGVPENVLYGSVRLSFGLENTKEEIEAFCPALETAVEQIRSLVGNV; the protein is encoded by the coding sequence ATGATTTACTTGGATCATGCCGCGACGACACCGGTCGCGCGGGAAGTGATGGAGACAGTGGATGAAGTGTTGCAGAGTTTTTGGGGCAATCCCAGCTCTTTGCATCGATTGGGTTTTCAGGCACAAAAAAAACTGGAACAAGCGCGTAAAACGATTGCGGAATACATGGGGGTACGTCCGAAAACATTGGTTTTCACCTCCTGTGCAACGGAGTCCAACAACGCGGTGTTGACGGGTACATTCGGGTACGCTGCACAGGGTGCAACCACTGGGCGCAACCTTGTTGTTTCCGCCGTGGAGCACAGTTCCATCTATGAATGGGCAAAGGAATATGAAAAAGCGGGTGGCGAAGTGCGCTGGATACCGGTCGACGATACGGGGCGCATTACGCCGGAAGCCGTATTGCCGCTGGTGGATGAAAATACGGCACTGGTCTGCGCGATGTGGGTGAATAACGAATTGGGAACCATATCTCCCGTTGAAGAATTGGCGCGCGCGGTGCACCGAAAGAATCCGCGTACGCGTGTGCTGATCGACGGCGTGCAGGCATTCGGCAAGGCGAAAATGGCGCTGGCGTCCGGTGAAATTGATTATTTTTCCGCAACCGGACATAAAATCGGCGTACCTAAAGGGATCGGGCTTCTGTATGTGCGGGAAGGCGTGGCGTTGAAACCGCTGCTTCTCGGCGGTGGACAGGAGCGGGGCATGCGCCCCGGCACTGAAAATGTCGCCTATGCATGTGGGTTGGCGCGTGGCGTGGAACGCATGCAGACCTGCCCGGATGTGCGGGACTTGTCTGCGCAGGTACGTTCTTTTTTCGCAGGCAAACCGGGCGTGCGCATCAACAGTCCGAGCGAAGGATGCAGCCCGTATATTTTGAATCTCGGCTTTACCGGAGTACGTTCGGAAGTGTTGCTGCATATGATGGAAGAAAAAGAAATGTATTTATCCAGTGGTTCGGCTTGTACGGGCGGTGCGGTGAGTCACGTATTGCAGGCGGTCGGGGTGCCGGAGAATGTGCTCTACGGTAGCGTGCGCCTGTCGTTTGGCCTGGAGAATACAAAAGAGGAAATTGAAGCGTTTTGTCCGGCACTTGAAACGGCGGTTGAACAGATTCGCTCGTTGGTGGGTAATGTGTGA
- a CDS encoding ribonuclease H-like domain-containing protein, whose protein sequence is MQKIEEHLEKSCLPEGMLALDIETAGFSRERDPVFLVGALLGGTEFDTFFQWIHTSDSPEEEVSLLRAIRPVLAAHPILTYNGDAFDLPFLAHRARRHNLTWPEMESVDLYRALRQKKKMLNLPNLKLETVERALGIHRSDVLSGGEVAALFRRLSLSACGMEEESAVRALLLHNREDVLYTAELLAFWQNFCMQRRFFFTPGALPPTAFQLEEAVHKKDFIYLYFSLNPPFITVCEMENQQGRLEIQQEQAVLRLPVQEARFEKEKIVIAVAPDSLSDRSPYQLRRPLLCLCDRKRIYVENCLAYAQTFLRTASFSEIQP, encoded by the coding sequence ATGCAGAAAATAGAAGAACACCTTGAAAAGTCATGCCTTCCGGAAGGCATGCTGGCACTTGACATTGAGACCGCCGGCTTTTCTCGCGAACGGGATCCTGTTTTCCTCGTAGGCGCTCTCTTGGGCGGTACAGAATTCGATACTTTTTTCCAGTGGATTCACACATCCGACTCCCCCGAGGAAGAAGTCTCCTTGCTTCGGGCGATTCGTCCCGTTCTGGCGGCGCATCCGATCCTCACCTATAACGGCGATGCCTTTGACCTGCCCTTTTTGGCCCATCGCGCGCGTCGACACAATCTTACCTGGCCCGAGATGGAATCCGTCGACCTGTACCGGGCGTTGCGCCAAAAGAAAAAAATGCTCAATCTGCCCAATTTGAAATTGGAAACGGTTGAACGTGCACTGGGCATCCATCGTAGTGATGTGCTCAGCGGAGGCGAAGTCGCAGCGTTGTTTCGACGTCTGTCCCTTTCTGCATGCGGTATGGAAGAGGAAAGTGCGGTCCGAGCGCTTCTGTTGCATAATCGAGAAGACGTATTGTATACTGCGGAACTGCTGGCATTCTGGCAAAACTTCTGCATGCAGCGCCGTTTCTTCTTTACACCGGGCGCCCTTCCCCCAACGGCATTTCAATTGGAAGAAGCCGTGCATAAAAAAGACTTTATCTATCTATACTTTTCCCTAAATCCGCCGTTTATAACGGTATGCGAAATGGAAAATCAACAGGGGCGTCTGGAAATACAACAGGAGCAGGCTGTTTTGCGTCTTCCCGTTCAGGAAGCACGTTTCGAAAAAGAAAAAATTGTCATCGCCGTCGCTCCCGATTCGCTTTCCGACCGTTCCCCGTATCAACTGCGCCGTCCGCTTCTTTGTCTCTGCGACCGTAAGCGTATTTATGTCGAAAACTGCCTTGCGTATGCCCAGACTTTTTTACGCACCGCTTCTTTTTCCGAAATTCAACCATAA
- a CDS encoding relaxase, with amino-acid sequence MVLRNLGIQSITQLDTLLTQSADEHQSLQVEIRELEMQMNALSQDIENVHTVHAYRELYKYHKAHPEDNAFAEEYRSELAVYKVNTTTILERHSNLPDSKEILKQLDDLAQKRAP; translated from the coding sequence GTGGTGCTGCGCAATCTAGGCATTCAGTCCATCACTCAGTTAGACACTTTACTTACGCAATCCGCTGATGAGCACCAGTCTCTCCAGGTTGAAATTCGGGAACTGGAAATGCAGATGAATGCGCTCTCTCAAGATATTGAAAATGTGCACACCGTGCACGCCTACCGTGAGCTATACAAGTACCATAAGGCGCATCCGGAAGACAATGCATTCGCCGAAGAGTATCGCAGTGAACTAGCCGTCTACAAGGTGAACACCACGACCATTTTGGAGCGCCATTCCAATCTGCCAGACAGCAAAGAGATTCTCAAACAGCTTGACGATCTAGCACAAAAAAGAGCGCCCTGA